In Streptomyces nojiriensis, the sequence TGAGGCCCGGAGACTGTGAAAAGTCTCCGGGCCTCAGGTCCGGGTGGGCGATACTGGGTTCGAACCAGTGACCCCTTCGGTGTGAACGAAGTGCTCTCCCACTGAGCTAATCGCCCGGACGCACCGCAAACATTACCGCATGTCAGCGGTGCTCCTTGACCATCACTGGTCCTTGAGGTCCCAGGGCAGGACGAGCCCGTACTTCCACAGGTAGAAACCGATCAGCGCGCCCGCGATGACGAGGCCCACGCTGGTCAGGATGATGTTGCGGCGGCGGACCTTCGGGTCGAGCGCCTTCTGCGCCGCCTCGGTGACCTTCCGCTTGGTCCAGCGCAGCACGAGGTGGGCCCAGGCGAACTCGGTGGCCCAGATCGCCAGGCCCGCGAAGATCGCGACCCAACCGGGGCCGGGCAGCACGAGCATCGCGACACCGGCGGCGATCACCGCGAGGCCGACGATGAAGACGCCGACCTGCCAGCTCAGGTGCAGGCTCTTGTTCGACTTGATGAAGGCCGGGGCCTTCGACACGTGCGGCGCCTCCGCGGCGGCTTCCGCGGTGTCGTCCGCGGCCGGTCCGGTGGTGGCTTCCGTGGTGGCTTCGTCAGCGGCGGACCCGTGGGTTCCGCGGTCACTCCCCGTATTCATGGAGTCGAATCTACCGGAGCTCGATGCACACGGGAATGCGGGTTTGGATCCGCCGTCCGAGGGACCCAGAGGTCCGCAAAACGGTCAGAGGGGTTTACAACGGCACCGTAGGTGGCATGTCGATTTCGCCGACGTGCGAATCCCCGAGCGCACACTGAGCGAAAGGCCCTGGCGCTTATGAACACCACGGTCAGCTGCGAGCTGCACCTGCGCCTCGTTGTGTCGAGCGAGTCCTCACTGCCTGTTCCCGCGGGCCTGCGGTATGACACGGCCGACCCCTACGCCGTGCACGCCACCTTCCACACCGGCGCCGAGGAGACGGTCGAATGGGTGTTCGCCCGCGACCTCCTCGCGGAGGGCCTCCACCGGCCCACCGGTACCGGCGACGTCCGCGTCTGGCCGTCCCGCAGCCACGGTCAGGGCGTCGTCTGCATCGCCCTGAGCTCACCGGAGGGAGAAGCACTGCTCGAAGCACCCGCCCGAGCACTCGAGTCGTTCCTCAAGCGGACGGACGCCGCGGTTCCACCCGGGACCGAGCACCGGCACTTCGACCTCGACAAGGAGCTCTCCCACATCCTGGCCGAAAGCTGAGCCAGGCCTACAGCCGCTCGACACCGTCCGACTCGGGGCGACGGTGCGGGTCGGCCGACAACCACATACGCAGTGCCGGCGCTGTTCCCGCGGAAGCCACCCGCGAGGACGGCGCCGGTGTGCTTCGGCGGGACCCGCTATTGTCGGGCGGCAGCGGCGGCGCCTCCCGTCGTCGCAGGCCCGGCCTCTGAGGGAGACCCCGTGCAGATCCCCCACGACACCCGTCGCGCGCTCGACGTCGTCGTCGCGCTGGTGAACACCGCGGCCGAGACCGACCAGCCCGACGGCCTCTCGGACATCGGCGCGCTGCGCGGATTCGTCCAGGAGTACTCGATCAGCGACGTCGGCGAGCTCAGCGCCCGCGACCTGGCCGGCGTCCGGACGGTGCGCGGAAAGTTCGCCCAGGTCTTCGCCTCCCCGAACCCGCGTGCGGCTTCGATACTGATCAACGAGCTCGTGGCCACGGCCGGCACCACCCCGCAGCTGACCGACCACGACGGCTACGACTGGCACGTGCACTACTTCGCGCCGGGCGCGTCGGTGGGCGACCACCTGGCGGCCGACGGCGGCATGGCGCTGGCCTTCATCGTGGTCTCCGGCGAACAGGAGCGGCTGCGCCGCTGCGAGGCCCCGGACTGCCGGCGGGCCTTCGTCGACCTGTCCCGCAACCGCTCCCGGCGCTACTGCGACAGCCGGACCTGCGGGAACCGGCTGCACGTGGCGGCGTACCGGGCCCGGCGCAAGGAGGCCGACGCGGAGGCGTCAGAGCAGGAAGAGATCGTGCACGGCGGCGAGCAGCAGCAGGATGCCGATCACCGCTAGGAAGATCATCAGGGGTGGTTGGGAGAGCGCGAAGAGACAGCCTCGCGGCTCCTCCACTGCAGGGGCGGGTACCGGCGGGTCACCGTGCGATGTGTCGAACATGTCGGGGCGATGATGGCGCAGGGCACCACCGACCGGCCCTCAACACGCCAACATCCGCGCGGGAGTTCGCTCGATCTTGTGGACGAGGTCCGGTCCGGGCCCCGTCCCGTGCTCAGATCCCGTGCTTCTTGAGGATGGCCTCGATGTCGGAGAAGTCGTCGGCGGGGGCGTCGGAGCGGGGCTGCGAACCTGCGCGGGCGGTGCCGAGGGACGGTGCGGAGGCGGCCGGGGCGACGGCTTCGGCGGCCGGGCTCCCCTTGACCTTCTTCTTCGGCTTCCCGGCTTCTCCGGGCTCCCCGGAAGCGGCGAGGGCGCGGCGCTCGATGGCGCGGGTGGTCATGAAGAGCAGCCAGGACACCCCCAGCAGCCCGAAGCCGGCCCAGACGGTCGGGTTGAAGACCATCCCGGACACCCACTCCACGAACCCCGTCATCACCAGGGCGACCGGCACGAGCGCGTACGCGGTGATCCGCGCGGCGGCCAGGAAGCGCTTGCGGTAGGCGGTGACCGCGGCGATGCCCAGGCCCGCCACTGACACCGCGGAGCAAATGGTCTCGGCAAGCATGCGGTCCTCCGGACTCTCGGCGGCTCGGCGGTCTGTCCCTTTCCATCCTGCACCGGCCGCCGCCGCGGCGGCCAGGTCCCGGGCCCCGCCCGGACGGATCTCCGGGACATCTCCGGGTCGCGCCTCCTCCCTGGGTCCAGGTCCCGGTCGGTGGGGCGGACGGGGGCTGGGAGACTGTCCGTATGACCGATTCCGTGATCCTCGACGTCTGGTGCGAACTGCAGTGCCCGGACTGCCACCGCGCCCTGGACGACGTACGCGCCCTGCGGGCCCGCTACGGCGACCGGCTGGACATCCGGCTGCGCCACTTCCCCCTGGAGAAGCACAAGCACTCCTTCGCCGCGGCGCAGGCCGCCGAGGAGGCCGTCGAGCAGGGTCAGGGGTGGCCCTACGCGGAGGCCGTGCTGGCGCGGACCGCGGAGCTGGCCGAGCGCGGCGAGCCGGTCCTGCTGGACGTGGCGCGTGAACTGGGGCTCGACGTCGAGGAGTTCGACACCGCCCTGATCGACGGGCGGCACATCCTGATCGTCGACGCCGACCAGGCCGAGGGCAAGGCGATCGGCGTGACCGGCACCCCGACGTACGTGATCGACGGGCAGCGCCTCGACGGCGGCAAGAGCCAGGACGGCCTGCGCGCCCGCATCGAGGAGATCGCCGACCGCCTGCTGGCGGCCTAGATCAGGTCCTTGGCGTAGTTGAAGTCGGTGGGCCGGTAGCCGAGGGAGACGTAGAGCCTCAGGGCCGGGGTGTTGTCGGTGAAGACCTGGAGCGCCAGCAGGCGGTGGCCGGCGGCGAGGGCGGTGCGTTCGGCGAGCTGCATCAGGTGGCGGCCGTGCCCGCGTCCCCGGTGCTCGGCCCGGACCTCGATGTCGTAGACGTACGAGCCCGCCCCGCGCGGCGCGAGCCACACGTGTCCGACGGGCACCCCGGCGGCCTCCAGGACGACGAAGGCGGCTCCCGGGGTGGCCAGGCCCTGGGGCAGCTGGCTCTCGTGGTCGGCCACCGACTTGGCGCGGGCCGCCTCGGCGGACATGCCGCGGCTGCTCCAGTTCGCGGCGTAGGACTCGACGGCCCGGGCGTACCAGCCCTCGTACTCGGCGTCCGTCATGGGCCGGCCGCGCACCCCCTCGGGCAGGGCGGGCGGCTCGGCCGGCAGGTCCTTGGCCATGTTCCGGCTGTACTCCGCGTACCCGAGGGCCTCGGCCATGCACAGGCCCGCCTCCGAGTCCGCCGGGACCGAGACGCGGACCCGGCGGCAGCCCCAGCCGCGCAGCACTTCCTCGGCGGCGAGCGCGGCCACGGTGGCCCTCCCCCGCCGACGGTCGCCCTGCTCGACGTCCAGGTCGCGGATCTCGCCGACCGTCGGCCCGAACGGGGTGTCGGAGGCGATCACCAGGGCGCCGACCCGCCTGCTGTTGACCCGGATCTCGTACGGGCGCGAGCGCGCGCCGTCCGCCATGTGCTGGAGCGGCCCGGACGGCCGCAGGGTGGTGGTCATCCCTTGAGTTCTACCCGCCCCGCGGCCGCCGCGACAGTCCTCCCGGCGGCCGGACACCCGTTACGGGTCGATGTCCGCGGCCGCCTTGACCTCGAAGATCCGCATCACCTCGGCCGTGACCGGTCCGGGTGCGGTCCCCAGCTCGCGGTCGCCGATCCGCAGCACCGCCTGGGCATCGCGCAGCGAGGAGGTCACGAAGACCTCCTCGGCCCGCTCCAGCACCTCGAAGGGCAGGTCGGTCTCCTTGGCACCGGCCCAGTCGACGATCAGGGCCCGGGTGATGCCGGCCAGGCAGCCGGACTCGAGCGGCGGGGTGTGCAGCTCTCCGTCGAGTACGACGAAGACGTTCGAGCCGGTGCCCTCGCAGAGCCGGCCGAGGGTGTTGGCGAGGAGCGCCTCGGAGGCCCCGGCACGGTGCGCGGCGGCGAGGGCGACCACGTTCTCGGCGTACGAGGTGGTCTTCAGCCCGGCCACGGCGGAGCGCTCGTTGCGGACCCAGGGGACCGTGACGACGGCGGTGGTGTCCGGGCGGCGGGGGGAGTCCGCGACGGCGGCGATCAGGGTGGTCCCGGCGTCCCCGCGGTCGGAGCCGAGCGGGGACACTCCGCCGGTGTAGGTGATGCGCAGTCGGCCGTGCTCCAGCGGGTTGGCCTCCAGTACGGCTGCGCAGGCGCGGCGGACCTCGTCGAGGTCGGGGTCCGGCAGGCCCAGGCCGCGGGCCGAGCGGGTGAGCCGTTCCAGGTGCCGGGTGAGCGCGAAGGCGCGGCCGCGCTCGGCCTTCAGCGTCTCGAAGACGCCGTCGCCCACGGTCAGGCCGTGGTCGAAGACGGACACCTTCGCGCTGTCCGCCTCGGTCAGGGCTCCGTCGAGCCAGATCTTCATGGTGCGGTCCTTCCGATCGTGTCGTTCGTCCCCTGCGTACCACCGCTCACCTCGTGGCCCATGGCCACGCGCAGGAGCCGCGCTGCCTTGAGCTCGGTCTCCGCCCATTCGCGGTCGGGGTCGGAGCCCCAGGTGATGCCCGCTCCGGTGCCGAAGAGCAGCCGGGGGCCGCCGGCGGCCTCCCGGTCGATCCAGAAGGTGCGGATGCCGACGGCGAGCTCGGCGGTGCGCCGGTCCGCGTCGACCCAGCCGATGCCTCCGCAGTAGGGGCCGCGCGGGGCGGTTTCCAGGGCTTCGATGATCCGCAGGGCGGAGGACTTCGGGGCGCCCGTGACGGAGCCGGGCGGGAAGGTGGCGGCGAGCAGCTCGGGCCAGCCGGTGCCGTCGGCGAGTTCGCCGCTCACGACGGAGACGAGGTGGACCAGGCCGGGGTGCTCCTCGACGGCGCACAGTTCGGGGACGGCGACGGAGCCCGTGGCGCAGACCCGGCCGAGGTCGTTGCGCACGAGGTCCACGATCATCACGTTCTCGGCGTGGTCCTTGGGGAGCAGGTCGTCGACGGTGCGTCCGGTCCCCTTGATGGGGCCGGACTCGATGTGCCGGCCGGACCGGCGCAGGAACAGCTCGGGCGAGGCGGTGGCGATCTCGACGCCGTGGGCGGCCAGGCGAATCGTTCCTGCGAAGGGCGCGGGGTTGCCGCGCGCGAGGAGCGCGGTGAGCGCGTCGACATCGGCGCGGTCGGGGTGGGGCAGCGGCGCGGACATCACCCGGCAGAGGTTGGCCTGGTAGACCTCACCTGCGGCGATGTGTTCGCGGATGCGCCGTACGCCGGCCACGTACGCGGCGCGGTCGAGGGAGGAGGTCCACCGGTCGGCGTCGGGTCCGTGCCAGGCACCCGGAACGGGCGCGGGGACCGGCTCGCGGCGCACGTCGCCGAAGCGCGCGCAGACGAGCCGCCCTTCGAAGTCGGCGGACACCGCCCAGAAGCCGGTGGAGTCGAGGGCGGCGGGATCGCTGGTGACGTCTCGGAGGTCGGTCGCGAGAAGGCCGCCGAAGCGGGCCATGGGAGGCAGGTCGTGCACGGCTGCGAGTCTATGACCGGTGACGGCACGGCGCCGGTGCGGTGACGGCGGGGTGACCTGTGGTGATCGAGCGGCAGCACGCTGCGGAAACGCGTTTTTGAGCTGGCCCGGTAATCCGCTAGAGTTCAACACGTCGCCAGGGAGCGAAGGGGAAAAACCCCGGAGCGAGCACGGTGACCTGCGGACGTAGCTCAGTTGGTAGAGCACCACCTTGCCAAGGTGGATGTCGCGAGTTCGAGTCTCGTCGTCCGCTCGAAGTGGGGGATCTTCCCGAGAACCCCCGCAGCTCCATGGTGGAGTGGCCGAGAGGCGAGGCAACGGCCTGCAAAGCCGTCTACACGGGTTCAAATCCCGTCTCCACCTCCAAGGACGATTAGCTCAGCGGGAGAGCGCTTCCCTGACACGGAAGAGGTCACTGGTTCAATCCCAGTATCGTCCACTGATCCGCAAGGATCCCCGCGCGATTAGCTCAGCGGGAGAGCGCTTCCCTGACACGGAAGAGGTCACTGGTTCAATCCCAGTATCGCGCACGCAGCACCTGCACCACCTTGTTCCACCTGCGGCTTTCGAGCTGCGGAGCCCGCGCGATTAGCTCAGCGGGAGAGCGCTTCCCTGACACGGAAGAGGTCACTGGTTCAATCCCAGTATCGCGCACCACCTGAAAGCCCCGGCCGTTCTCACGGTCGGGGCTTTCGCGTTCCCCCGCCTGAGTGGGCCGCATGAAAGGGCCATGAAAAGGGCCGCGAAAAGGGTGATGAAAAAGGGTGCTGCCCGTCCGACTCCCCAGTCGTACGGGCAGCACCCTTCACCTGCCGTCCGTCCGCCGCTCCCCCGTCCCCACGGGGTTCGACAGGCCGATGTCCCGGTCCGGGCCGCTCTCCCGGACCTGGGGCGCCGCTCAGCGCCCCAGCATCAAACCCACGGACGACGCCTGTGCCGCCAGCTGCTCGAAGCCTCCGAAGAGGAAGAGCAGCAGGGCGGCCAGGGGGAGCACCATGGCCGCGGCCACCAAGGGGTGGCGGGTACCGGACTCGTGGCCGTTGAACGCGAATGCCTTGCGTCCCTGCCGTGCGATGTCCGCCATGGTCCTCTCCCTGTCGTCTGGCAGCGGCGGGCTCGTGACCTCGGGGGACGAGTGCGCCACCCGCCGCTTGTCTTCAACACTAGGCGGGCGGGCGGCTCCTGGCCTCATGCCCTCGTACCCTTTGCCGGGCCTCCAGGAGGATGACGGGGCCCGCCCCGCGTACTCCCCTGGGTGGAGACCGCTCCCCCGTTATGGGGGTCTTCCCGGAGGGGATGACCGGAGGGTAGTGACTTCGCTCACTTCCGTCACTCCCTGTCGCCGCGTGTCCGCCCACCGGCCGTCGGCAAGATCGACTCGGCCGGGAGCCGCGTACGGGCGCGCCGGAGTGGGCCCGGACCTGCTCCTGGGCGCCAATCTCCTTGGCACAAGGGCTGTTTGGCCGGGGGGACCACCCCCGGAGCGCTCCCGGACCGCAGCGCCGACGCCCCCTCAAGTGTGCTGTGGCGCACTGACAACCGAATCCCCCGGCGAGGGCGCGGCCTCTGAGCACGCATGCCGGATGGTCCGTAAGCTGTGCCACGTCAACAGGACGACCGGTCAGCGGGGTGGACATGGCGATGATGCGGCTCCGGCGCGAGGACCCGCGTGTCGTCGGCTCGTTCAGACTGCACCGGCGGCTCGGCGCCGGCGGCATGGGCGTGGTGTACCTGGGATCGGACCGGCGCGGGCAGCGTGTCGCGCTCAAGGTCATCCGGCCGGATCTGGCCGAGGACCAGGAGTTCCGATCCCGGTTCGCCCGTGAGGTGTCCGCCGCCCGGCGGATCCGGGGCGGGTGCACGGCACGCCTGGTGGCGGCGGACCTGGAGGCCGAGCGCCCCTGGTTCGCGACCCAGTACGTGCCCGGCCCCTCGCTGCACGACAAGGTGGCCGAGGAAGGCCCCCTGACGGCCGCACAGATCGCCGCCGTGGGCGCCGCGCTCTCCGAGGGCCTGGTCGCCGTCCACGAGGCGGGGGTCGTCCACCGGGACCTCAAGCCCTCGAACATCCTGCTGTCGCCCAAGGGCCCCCGGATCATCGACTTCGGCATCGCCTGGGCCACCGGGGCGAGCACCCTCACCCACGTGGGCACGGCCGTCGGCTCCCCCGGCTTCCTCGCGCCCGAGCAGGTGCGCGGTGCCGCCGTCACCCCGGCCACCGACGTCTTCGCGCTGGGCGCCACCCTGGCCTACGCGGCCACCGCCGACTCGCCCTTCGGGCACGGCAGTTCCGAGGTCATGCTGTACCGCGTGGTGCACGAGGAGCCGCACCTGCAGGGCGTGCCGGACGCGCTGGCGCCCCTGGTACGGGCCTGCCTGGCCAAGGACCCCGAGGAGCGGCCCAGCACGCTCCAGCTGTCGATGCGGCTCAAGGAGATCGCGGCCCGCGAGGCGCAGGGGCTCTCCGAAGGGCGCCCGCCGGCCCAGCGGGCCCGGGTCGAGCGGCCGACGGGCCGGCTCCCCGAGGCCGAGCGGATCGGCGGGGCCGAGGAGTACCCCGGCCGGCGTACGGAGCGCCGTACGGGCGGCTCCGCCGCGCCCCGGCCCCAGGGCGGGTCCCCGAGCGGTCCGCACTCGCGGCCCTCGTCCTCCCGCAACCCGCAGCACCCCGGCGGCCCGTCCTCCCGGCCGACCACGGGGCGTACGGGCGGCCGCCCGGCCCCCAGGACGACGGGGACGGGACGGCGGCCCTCACGGCCGGACCCGAAACTGATGCGGCAGCGCCTGATCGTGTTCGTCGTGGTGACGCTGATCGTCGCGCTGGGCATCTGGGCGGCCCAGAAGCTGTAGCCCTGCTACTACGCGGCGCGGCCCCAGGTCAGGCCGGGCTCGCGGTGCCAGGGCCTGCGAGCCCGCCCTGACCGGCAAGACACCCCCTAGGCCACCGCGTAGAAGGCGACCGCGGCCGCCGCGCCCACGTTCAGCGAGTCCACGCCGTGCGCCATGGGGATGCGGACCCACTCGTCGGCGGCGACCAGCGCGGGCGTGGACAGGCCGTCGCCTTCGGCGCCGAGCATCAGCGCGACCCGTTCCAGGGACTGCGGCGCGGCCACGTCGATCGGAGTGGCCTTCTCGTGCGGGGTGAGGGCCAGCAGCTTGAAGCCCGCCTCGCGCACCGAGTCCAGGCTCTTCGGCCAGGCCTCCAGACGGGCGTAGGGAACGGAGAACACCGCTCCCATGGAGACCTTCACCGAGCGGCGGTAGAGCGGGTCCGCGCAGTCGGGCGACAGCAGCACCGCGTCCATGCCGAGGGCGGCGGCGCTGCGGAAGATGGCCCCGATGTTGGTGTGGTCGTTGACCGCTTCCATGACGACGACGCGGCGGGTCGTGGAGAGCAGTTCCTCGGCCGTGGGCAGCGGCTTGCGCTGCATGGAGGCCAGGGCCCCGCGGTGCACGTGGTAGCCGGTGACGCGCTCGGCGAGCTCGGGACTCACGGCGTAGACCGGTGCCGGGAGTTCGTCGATGACGTCGCGCATGACGTCGACCCACTTGGCGGAGAGCAGCATCGAGCGCATCTCGTACCCGGCGTCCTTGGCGCGTCTGATGACCTTCTCGCCCTCGGCGATGAAAAGGCCTTCCGCGGGCTCGCGCCTGCGCCGCAGTTCGACGTCGGTCAGGCCCGTGTAGTCGCGCAGGCGCGGGTCGTCGGGGTCGTTGACGGTGATGAGATCAGCCACAGGGTGATACTGCCTTGTCCTGGGTGCGGTGCCAACGGCCTGTCAGGCGCCGGTGGCGGGGAGCGTGCGGTCGCCCGGGCCGTTCACGCGGACGACCTCGCCGATGACGATGACGGCCGGCGGGCGGACCTCTTCGGCGCGGACGGTCTCGCCGACCGTGGCCAGGGTGGCGTCCACCCGGCGCTGGGTGGCGGTGGTGCCCTCCTGGATCACCGCGACGGGGGTGTCCGCGGAACGGCCGTGGCGCACCAGCGCCTCGGCGATCAGGCCGATCTTGTCGACGCCCATCAGGATCACCAGGGTGCCGGTGAGCTTGGCGAGGGAGGCCCAGTCCACGAGCGAGCGCGCGTCGTCGGGGCCGACGTGGCCGCTGACCACGGTGAACTCGTGCGCCACACCGCGGTGGGTGACCGGGATGCCGACGGCGCCGGGCACCGAGATGGAGCTGGAGATGCCGGGGACGACGGTGCAGGGGATGCCGGCCTCGGCGAGGGCCTGGAGCTCCTCCATGCCGCGGCCGAAGACGTACGGGTCGCCGCCCTTGAGCCGGACCACGGCCTTGCCGGCCTTGGCGTGCTCGATCAGGGCGTTGTTGATGGCCTCCTGGGCCATGAACCGGCCGTACGGGATCTTCGCGGCGTCGATGACCTCGACGTGCGGCGGGAGCTCGTCGAGCAGGTCACGGGGGCCGAGCCGGTCGGCGATGACCACGTCGGCCTCGGCGAGGAGGCGGCGGCCGCGCACGGTGATCAGGTCCGGATCGCCCGGGCCGCCGCCGACGAGGGCCACGCCCGGGGTGGCCTTGTGCCGGTGGGCGGGAGCAGTGAGGGTGCCGTCGCGCAGGCCCTCCACGACGGCGTCACGGACGGCCGCGGAGCGGCGGGGGTCGTTGCCGGTCAGCACGGCGACGGTGACGCCCTCGATGCGGCCGGTCGCGGGGGTCCAGGCGGTGGCGGCGGAGGCGTCGTCGGCGCGGACGCACCAGACGCGCTCGCGCTCGGCCTCGGCGGAGGCCCGCTCGTTGTCCTCGCGGTTCTGGGTGGCGATCAGCGCGTACCAGGCGTCGGCGAGGTCACCGTCCTGGTAGCGGCGGCGCTCCCAGCGGATCTCACCGGTCTCGGCCATGGCGTCCACGGAGGGGGTGGCGGAGGGCGAGATGAGCAGGACGTCGGCGCCGGCCGCGATGAGCGCGGGAAGGCGACGCTGCGCGACCTGTCCGCCGCCGATGACGACGACGCGGCGGCCGGCGAGTCGCAGACCGACGGGGTAGGCGGGGGTTTCGGCCATGGCGGTGCGGCTCCTGGTGCGGCGGTCGTTCTGTCGTGCCGCTGCGGCTTTGGAGCGGCGGTGTACTGACGTGCGGGTTCTTGGTGCGGGTCCACCATACGGCGCGGGCCGTCCCGAGGCGCGGACGGGGGCTGCGCCCCCGGGGCTCCGCCCCGGACCCCGCGCCTCAAACGTCGGCGGGGCTGGGGATTGGCTTCGCGGTGGGGCGGTGCCCCTCCGGGACGTCTCCTCGGCTCGCGAACCCTGAGCCGGACCGGCCTGTCGGCCGGTGGTGGGTTCGCTCGACCTGCGGGGACATCCCGGAGCGTCCCCGCCCCACGGCGGACCCGGGCACGAGCCGGATCCCGGACGGGACCCCGCCACAGGTCCGGAAACGCACCCGCCTCCGGACCGGCACGGGTTACTTCTCCGTCAC encodes:
- a CDS encoding TIGR02611 family protein; translation: MNTGSDRGTHGSAADEATTEATTGPAADDTAEAAAEAPHVSKAPAFIKSNKSLHLSWQVGVFIVGLAVIAAGVAMLVLPGPGWVAIFAGLAIWATEFAWAHLVLRWTKRKVTEAAQKALDPKVRRRNIILTSVGLVIAGALIGFYLWKYGLVLPWDLKDQ
- a CDS encoding SsgA family sporulation/cell division regulator, yielding MNTTVSCELHLRLVVSSESSLPVPAGLRYDTADPYAVHATFHTGAEETVEWVFARDLLAEGLHRPTGTGDVRVWPSRSHGQGVVCIALSSPEGEALLEAPARALESFLKRTDAAVPPGTEHRHFDLDKELSHILAES
- a CDS encoding CGNR zinc finger domain-containing protein; translated protein: MQIPHDTRRALDVVVALVNTAAETDQPDGLSDIGALRGFVQEYSISDVGELSARDLAGVRTVRGKFAQVFASPNPRAASILINELVATAGTTPQLTDHDGYDWHVHYFAPGASVGDHLAADGGMALAFIVVSGEQERLRRCEAPDCRRAFVDLSRNRSRRYCDSRTCGNRLHVAAYRARRKEADAEASEQEEIVHGGEQQQDADHR
- a CDS encoding DsbA family protein, with product MTDSVILDVWCELQCPDCHRALDDVRALRARYGDRLDIRLRHFPLEKHKHSFAAAQAAEEAVEQGQGWPYAEAVLARTAELAERGEPVLLDVARELGLDVEEFDTALIDGRHILIVDADQAEGKAIGVTGTPTYVIDGQRLDGGKSQDGLRARIEEIADRLLAA
- a CDS encoding GNAT family N-acetyltransferase; the protein is MTTTLRPSGPLQHMADGARSRPYEIRVNSRRVGALVIASDTPFGPTVGEIRDLDVEQGDRRRGRATVAALAAEEVLRGWGCRRVRVSVPADSEAGLCMAEALGYAEYSRNMAKDLPAEPPALPEGVRGRPMTDAEYEGWYARAVESYAANWSSRGMSAEAARAKSVADHESQLPQGLATPGAAFVVLEAAGVPVGHVWLAPRGAGSYVYDIEVRAEHRGRGHGRHLMQLAERTALAAGHRLLALQVFTDNTPALRLYVSLGYRPTDFNYAKDLI
- a CDS encoding aminotransferase class IV — encoded protein: MKIWLDGALTEADSAKVSVFDHGLTVGDGVFETLKAERGRAFALTRHLERLTRSARGLGLPDPDLDEVRRACAAVLEANPLEHGRLRITYTGGVSPLGSDRGDAGTTLIAAVADSPRRPDTTAVVTVPWVRNERSAVAGLKTTSYAENVVALAAAHRAGASEALLANTLGRLCEGTGSNVFVVLDGELHTPPLESGCLAGITRALIVDWAGAKETDLPFEVLERAEEVFVTSSLRDAQAVLRIGDRELGTAPGPVTAEVMRIFEVKAAADIDP
- a CDS encoding chorismate-binding protein, whose protein sequence is MHDLPPMARFGGLLATDLRDVTSDPAALDSTGFWAVSADFEGRLVCARFGDVRREPVPAPVPGAWHGPDADRWTSSLDRAAYVAGVRRIREHIAAGEVYQANLCRVMSAPLPHPDRADVDALTALLARGNPAPFAGTIRLAAHGVEIATASPELFLRRSGRHIESGPIKGTGRTVDDLLPKDHAENVMIVDLVRNDLGRVCATGSVAVPELCAVEEHPGLVHLVSVVSGELADGTGWPELLAATFPPGSVTGAPKSSALRIIEALETAPRGPYCGGIGWVDADRRTAELAVGIRTFWIDREAAGGPRLLFGTGAGITWGSDPDREWAETELKAARLLRVAMGHEVSGGTQGTNDTIGRTAP
- a CDS encoding serine/threonine-protein kinase, with protein sequence MAMMRLRREDPRVVGSFRLHRRLGAGGMGVVYLGSDRRGQRVALKVIRPDLAEDQEFRSRFAREVSAARRIRGGCTARLVAADLEAERPWFATQYVPGPSLHDKVAEEGPLTAAQIAAVGAALSEGLVAVHEAGVVHRDLKPSNILLSPKGPRIIDFGIAWATGASTLTHVGTAVGSPGFLAPEQVRGAAVTPATDVFALGATLAYAATADSPFGHGSSEVMLYRVVHEEPHLQGVPDALAPLVRACLAKDPEERPSTLQLSMRLKEIAAREAQGLSEGRPPAQRARVERPTGRLPEAERIGGAEEYPGRRTERRTGGSAAPRPQGGSPSGPHSRPSSSRNPQHPGGPSSRPTTGRTGGRPAPRTTGTGRRPSRPDPKLMRQRLIVFVVVTLIVALGIWAAQKL
- a CDS encoding TrmH family RNA methyltransferase: MADLITVNDPDDPRLRDYTGLTDVELRRRREPAEGLFIAEGEKVIRRAKDAGYEMRSMLLSAKWVDVMRDVIDELPAPVYAVSPELAERVTGYHVHRGALASMQRKPLPTAEELLSTTRRVVVMEAVNDHTNIGAIFRSAAALGMDAVLLSPDCADPLYRRSVKVSMGAVFSVPYARLEAWPKSLDSVREAGFKLLALTPHEKATPIDVAAPQSLERVALMLGAEGDGLSTPALVAADEWVRIPMAHGVDSLNVGAAAAVAFYAVA
- the cobA gene encoding uroporphyrinogen-III C-methyltransferase, with the protein product MAETPAYPVGLRLAGRRVVVIGGGQVAQRRLPALIAAGADVLLISPSATPSVDAMAETGEIRWERRRYQDGDLADAWYALIATQNREDNERASAEAERERVWCVRADDASAATAWTPATGRIEGVTVAVLTGNDPRRSAAVRDAVVEGLRDGTLTAPAHRHKATPGVALVGGGPGDPDLITVRGRRLLAEADVVIADRLGPRDLLDELPPHVEVIDAAKIPYGRFMAQEAINNALIEHAKAGKAVVRLKGGDPYVFGRGMEELQALAEAGIPCTVVPGISSSISVPGAVGIPVTHRGVAHEFTVVSGHVGPDDARSLVDWASLAKLTGTLVILMGVDKIGLIAEALVRHGRSADTPVAVIQEGTTATQRRVDATLATVGETVRAEEVRPPAVIVIGEVVRVNGPGDRTLPATGA